A part of Podarcis muralis chromosome 13, rPodMur119.hap1.1, whole genome shotgun sequence genomic DNA contains:
- the LOC114582105 gene encoding olfactory receptor 4E2 yields MDSLNHTTVTHFVFLGLTGNRRRLELALFAIFSIIYLLILAGNFLIMVTVVCDRSLQTPMYFFLGNLSFIDICHSSVTAPKMLHDFLFAQKTISFGGCIAQLFFLHLSACAEIFLLTIMAYDRYVAICHPLQYMSIMSLKVCVWLVGALWVGAMVHSLVQTVLTIRLPYCGPNVIDSFFCDVPPVIKLACTDTYLTGLLIVSNSGMISLVCFLALLASYIIILVSLRGRTAEGRRKALSTCAAHLLVVVLFLGPCLVLYTRPVSNFSMEKVVAVFYTVVTPVLNPVIYTLRNEEVKHAMKKLRDRKVFSLRK; encoded by the coding sequence ATGGATAGTCTAAACCACACCACAGTGACCCATTTTGTGTTCTTGGGGTTGACTGGCAACCGGCGGCGACTTGAGCTGGCTTTGTTTGCTATCTTCTCTATCATCTACCTGCTCATCCTAGCAGGTAACTTCCTCATCATGGTGACCGTGGTTTGCGACCGGAGTCTCCAgacccccatgtacttcttccttggCAACCTCTCTTTCATCGACATCTGCCATTCCTCCGTCACCGCGCCAAAGATGCTCCAcgacttcctgtttgcccagaagACCATCTCCTTTGGCGGCTGCATAGCCCAgctcttcttcctccacctcaGTGCCTGTGCTGAGATCTTCCTCCTAACTATCATGGCCTATGACCGCTATGTTGCCATCTGCCACCCGCTGCAGTACATGTCTATCATGAGCCTGAAGGTCTGCGTCTGGTTGGTGGGCGCCCTGTGGGTGGGAGCCATGGTCCATTCCTTGGTGCAGACTGTCCTCACCATCCGCCTCCCGTATTGCGGCCCTAACGTCATAGACAGCTTTTTCTGCGATGTTCCCCCTGTCATCAAGTTGGCCTGCACTGACACTTACTTGACAGGGCTACTGATTGTGTCCAATAGTGGCATGATCTCCTTGGTTTGTTTCTTGGCCCTCCTGGCTTCCTACATCATCATCCTGGTATCGCTAAGAGGGAGGACCGCCGAGGGGAGGCGCAAGGCCCTCTCCACCTGTGCTGCCCATCTCCTTGTCGTGGTGCTGTTCCTGGGGCCTTGCCTTGTCCTTTACACCCGCCCTGTCTCAAACTTCTCCATGGAGAAAGTGGTGGCTGTCTTCTACACCGTGGTGACTCCTGTGCTCAACCCGGTCATCTACACGCTGAGGAACGAAGAGGTGAAGCACGCCATGAAGAAACTCAGGGACCGGAAGGTCTTCTCTTTGAGGAAATGA